The following are from one region of the Gossypium hirsutum isolate 1008001.06 chromosome D03, Gossypium_hirsutum_v2.1, whole genome shotgun sequence genome:
- the LOC107949630 gene encoding uncharacterized protein isoform X1, which yields MIAGSTISKKIKEEAVEEEETTNGEDDNSIAEQEEALVALIEHRTKEVEHLGQRISYYKSQLDQAEKRLQDSQSKLARLRGRHNTAFSNASLATKSVKVEQSPERINGGSKTKQQPRTELVIPSVNPKISQPIKPAGSSAKTTIGLEANAASSRAVKVKAETSHRNSSNAEVVEKKDRGAKRKFEQREHKELIPFVRSSSTPTTIGSYSSNHISSQHKRKLRSLSVCPVNDQLFVTSALDGLVNLWQIQARGSSASFLSSTDCGSSGERRWPEDIAWHPYGNSLFCVYTADAGDSQISILNLNKTQGRGRLTYLEDKPHVKGIINSIIFMPWEKICFVTGGSDHAVVLWNEKDEDIWKPKSLHRNLHSSAVMGVAGMQQKNVILSAGADKRIIGFDVHVGRADYKHQIESKCMSVLPNPCDFNLFMVQTGAHERQLRLYDIRLRHTELHSFGWKQESSDSQSALINQAWSPDGLYLSSGSADPVIHIFDIRYNARRPSQSIRAHQKRVFKAVWHYSLPLLISISSDLQIGLHKR from the exons ATGATCGCGGGTTCAACGATTTCgaagaaaataaaggaagaagcagttgaagaagaagaaacaacCAATGGAGAAGACGATAACTCCATAGCTGAGCAAGAAGAAGCATTGGTGGCTTTGATTGAGCATCGCACCAAAGAAGTCGAACACCTTGGTCAACGTATCTCCTATTACAAATCTCAG CTTGATCAAGCAGAGAAGAGGCTGCAAGATTCACAATCTAAATTGGCTCGCCTTCGAGGACGACATAATACAGCATTTTCTAATGCTTCTCTGGCAACTAAAAGTGTGAAGGTGGAGCAGAGTCCCGAACGTATAAATGGGGGTTCTAAAACAAAGCAGCAACCAAGAACTGAACTTGTAATCCCTTCTGTCAATCCGAAGATTTCACAACCCATAAAACCGGCAGGTTCAAGTGCAAAGACTACCATTGGTCTTGAAGCAAATGCTGCCTCTAGTAGAGCTGTAAAAGTAAAAGCTGAGACATCTCATAGAAATTCTTCCAATGCCGAGGTTGTTGAGAAGAAAGATAGAGGGGCTAAAAGGAAGTTTG AACAAAGAGAGCACAAAGAGTTGATTCCCTTCGTACGAAGCAGCTCTACGCCGACCACAATTGGCTCCTACTCAAGCAATCACATATCTAGTCAGCACAAAAGAAAGCTGAGAAGTCTTTCTGTGTGTCCAGTGAATGACCAGCTCTTCGTGACCAG TGCTTTGGATGGATTAGTCAATTTGTGGCAAATACAGGCTAGAGG GTCATCGGCCTCTTTTCTTAGTAGCACAGACTGTGGATCCTCAGGGGAGAGAAGGTGGCCAGAAGATATTGCTTGGCATCCATATGGAAACAGCCTTTTTTGTGTATACACTGCGGATGCTGGGGATTCTCAGATATCAATACTAAATCTGAACAAAACACAAGGG AGAGGCCGTCTAACTTACTTAGAGGATAAGCCTCATGTTAAAGGTATCATCAACAGCATAATATTCATGCCCTGGGAAAAAATCTGTTTTGTCACTGGGGGTAGCGATCATGCAGTGGTGCTTTGGAATGAGAAAGATGAGGATATATGGAAGCCAAAATCCTTACATCGGAATCTGCATTCTTCTGCTGTCATGGGAGTTGCAGGGATGCAGCAAAAAAATGTTATATTGTCAGCTGGGGCGGACAAAAGAATTATTGGGTTCGATGTGCATGTTGGAAGAGCAGACTACAAGCACCAAATAGAAAGTAAATGCATGAGTGTTCTACCAAACCCTTGTGACTTCAACCTATTCATGGTTCAAACTGG GGCCCACGAGAGGCAGCTTCGGCTCTATGATATTAGATTGAGGCATACCGAACTGCATTCTTTTGGGTGGAAACAAGAAAGTAGTGACTCACAATCAGCTTTGATAAATCAAGCTTGGTCTCCTGATGGTTTATACCTCTCATCTGGTTCAGCAGACCCTGTTATCCACATATTTGATATTAGGTATAATGCCCGGAGGCCATCCCAGTCGATAAGAGCTCATCAGAAACGAGTTTTTAAAGCTGTATGGCATTACTCTTTACCACTTCTCATTTCCATATCTTCTGATCTACAAATTGGACTGCACAAGAGGTAG
- the LOC107949630 gene encoding uncharacterized protein isoform X2 encodes MIAGSTISKKIKEEAVEEEETTNGEDDNSIAEQEEALVALIEHRTKEVEHLGQRISYYKSQLDQAEKRLQDSQSKLARLRGRHNTAFSNASLATKSVKVEQSPERINGGSKTKQQPRTELVIPSVNPKISQPIKPAGSSAKTTIGLEANAASSRAVKVKAETSHRNSSNAEVVEKKDRGAKRKFEQREHKELIPFVRSSSTPTTIGSYSSNHISSQHKRKLRSLSVCPVNDQLFVTSALDGLVNLWQIQARGSSASFLSSTDCGSSGERRWPEDIAWHPYGNSLFCVYTADAGDSQISILNLNKTQGRGRLTYLEDKPHVKVVLWNEKDEDIWKPKSLHRNLHSSAVMGVAGMQQKNVILSAGADKRIIGFDVHVGRADYKHQIESKCMSVLPNPCDFNLFMVQTGAHERQLRLYDIRLRHTELHSFGWKQESSDSQSALINQAWSPDGLYLSSGSADPVIHIFDIRYNARRPSQSIRAHQKRVFKAVWHYSLPLLISISSDLQIGLHKR; translated from the exons ATGATCGCGGGTTCAACGATTTCgaagaaaataaaggaagaagcagttgaagaagaagaaacaacCAATGGAGAAGACGATAACTCCATAGCTGAGCAAGAAGAAGCATTGGTGGCTTTGATTGAGCATCGCACCAAAGAAGTCGAACACCTTGGTCAACGTATCTCCTATTACAAATCTCAG CTTGATCAAGCAGAGAAGAGGCTGCAAGATTCACAATCTAAATTGGCTCGCCTTCGAGGACGACATAATACAGCATTTTCTAATGCTTCTCTGGCAACTAAAAGTGTGAAGGTGGAGCAGAGTCCCGAACGTATAAATGGGGGTTCTAAAACAAAGCAGCAACCAAGAACTGAACTTGTAATCCCTTCTGTCAATCCGAAGATTTCACAACCCATAAAACCGGCAGGTTCAAGTGCAAAGACTACCATTGGTCTTGAAGCAAATGCTGCCTCTAGTAGAGCTGTAAAAGTAAAAGCTGAGACATCTCATAGAAATTCTTCCAATGCCGAGGTTGTTGAGAAGAAAGATAGAGGGGCTAAAAGGAAGTTTG AACAAAGAGAGCACAAAGAGTTGATTCCCTTCGTACGAAGCAGCTCTACGCCGACCACAATTGGCTCCTACTCAAGCAATCACATATCTAGTCAGCACAAAAGAAAGCTGAGAAGTCTTTCTGTGTGTCCAGTGAATGACCAGCTCTTCGTGACCAG TGCTTTGGATGGATTAGTCAATTTGTGGCAAATACAGGCTAGAGG GTCATCGGCCTCTTTTCTTAGTAGCACAGACTGTGGATCCTCAGGGGAGAGAAGGTGGCCAGAAGATATTGCTTGGCATCCATATGGAAACAGCCTTTTTTGTGTATACACTGCGGATGCTGGGGATTCTCAGATATCAATACTAAATCTGAACAAAACACAAGGG AGAGGCCGTCTAACTTACTTAGAGGATAAGCCTCATGTTAAAG TGGTGCTTTGGAATGAGAAAGATGAGGATATATGGAAGCCAAAATCCTTACATCGGAATCTGCATTCTTCTGCTGTCATGGGAGTTGCAGGGATGCAGCAAAAAAATGTTATATTGTCAGCTGGGGCGGACAAAAGAATTATTGGGTTCGATGTGCATGTTGGAAGAGCAGACTACAAGCACCAAATAGAAAGTAAATGCATGAGTGTTCTACCAAACCCTTGTGACTTCAACCTATTCATGGTTCAAACTGG GGCCCACGAGAGGCAGCTTCGGCTCTATGATATTAGATTGAGGCATACCGAACTGCATTCTTTTGGGTGGAAACAAGAAAGTAGTGACTCACAATCAGCTTTGATAAATCAAGCTTGGTCTCCTGATGGTTTATACCTCTCATCTGGTTCAGCAGACCCTGTTATCCACATATTTGATATTAGGTATAATGCCCGGAGGCCATCCCAGTCGATAAGAGCTCATCAGAAACGAGTTTTTAAAGCTGTATGGCATTACTCTTTACCACTTCTCATTTCCATATCTTCTGATCTACAAATTGGACTGCACAAGAGGTAG